A single window of Bufo bufo chromosome 10, aBufBuf1.1, whole genome shotgun sequence DNA harbors:
- the TK2 gene encoding thymidine kinase 2, mitochondrial: MSFSRLCGRLRLVIQRPPARVCPVMSLLFHSDSQGNSLKDKAKSTICVEGNIASGKTSCLEYFSNTANLEVLTEPVAKWRNVQGHNPLGLMYTDPTRWGLTLQTYVQLTMLDVHTRPSLAPVKMMERSIHSAKYIFVENLYRSGKMPEVDYVVLSEWFNWITKNIDLSVDLIVYLRTSPETCYQRLKMRCREEERVIPLDYLHAIHELYEEWLVKQSSFPVPAPVLVIDADKNMEEMIQHYEEHRGKILAA; this comes from the exons ATGTCATTCTCTCGGCTGTGCGGCAGGTTGCGGCTTGTGATACAGCGGCCCCCAGCCCGGGTCTGTCCCGTCATGAGCCTGTTATTTCACAGCGATAGTCAAG GTAACAGTTTGAAAGACAAAGCTAAAAGCACG ATCTGTGTGGAGGGCAACATAGCGAGCGGAAAGACGAGCTGCCTGGAATATTTCTCCAATACTGCCAACCTCGAG gTTTTGACAGAGCCGGTGGCAAAATGGAGAAATGTCCAAGGACACAACCCACTG GGCCTAATGTACACCGATCCAACAAGATGGGGGTTAACGCTGCAGACCTACGTTCAGCTGACCATGTTGGATGTCCACACCAGGCCATCG CTCGCCCCGGTTAAAATGATGGAGAGGTCCATCCATAGTGCAAAGTACATATTTGTGGAAAATCTGTATAGAAG TGGAAAGATGCCTGAAGTGGATTACGTGGTGTTAAGCGAGTGGTTTAATTGGATCACAAAGAATATCGACCTTTCTGTTGACCTGATAG TTTATCTGCGCACATCTCCTGAAACCTGTTACCAGAGACTAAAGATGAGGTGTAGAGAGGAAGAGCGGGTGATACCACTG GACTACCTGCACGCCATACATGAGCTCTATGAAGAGTGGCTCGTTAAGCAGAGCTCGTTTCCAGTGCCGGCACCGGTTCTT GTGATAGATGCAGATAAGAACATGGAGGAGATGATTCAGCATTATGAAGAGCATCGCGGGAAGATCCTTGCAGCTTAA